A stretch of the Chanos chanos chromosome 1, fChaCha1.1, whole genome shotgun sequence genome encodes the following:
- the creb3l2 gene encoding cyclic AMP-responsive element-binding protein 3-like protein 2 isoform X2, translating into MEVLDSSEPFLQWDRNLSELSEPGENDSVLYSTHFTELLDDLSQEALLGQLLSDPFLPGRGDAMEAEEELIPASPVPPHIQAEHSYSLSGDSRPQSPLSHLPGEPGSDAGDSDGDDWPMEQEKKSLKIEPLLCDPPSLLPTLALTEGATVTEPVTTATNTLTLSQATQVKEDSENFRPQIKLEPHEVDQFLNLSPKSMEPLQMPPTPPSSHGSDSEGSQSPVHPCAPASPAQTTAVLKVAPRAPSSLSNSPLLTAPHKLQGSGPLLLTEEERRTLIAEGYPVPTKLPLSKAEEKALKKIRRKIKNKISAQESRRKKKEYMDALEKKVETCSNENSELRRKVETLECTNKSLLQQLHSLQAVVAGKVPRSCRVTGTQTSTCLMVVVLCFAVFLGSFYQGLSPCSTITKTSLSRELTMEESYTATVKSRSLLGFDEHGGVDEPHPSGLGGEYPDWDRHADVMATWRLEQQRRQEEVESHATESRPPFISSNDTQVQKPILIDLHSHRSNETTKVVELERTVNETS; encoded by the exons CATTTCACTGAACTCCTCGATGACCTGTCCCAGGAGGCTTTGCTGGGCCAGTTGCTCAGCGACCCTTTCTTGCCGGGTCGTGGAGACGCGATGGAAGCAGAGGAGGAGTTGATCCCTGCCTCCCCTGTGCCCCCCCACATTCAGGCTGAGCACAGCTATTCTCTGAGTGGAGACTCCCGCCCACAGTCTCCCCTATCACACCTGCCTGGAGAACCAGGCAGCGATGCCG GGGACTCAGATGGGGATGACTGGCCTATGGAGCAGGAGAAGAAAAGCCTTAAGATAGAACCGCTGCTGTGTGACCCTCCCAGCCTCCTACCAACACTGGCCCTGACTGAGGGCGCCACAGTCACAGAACCTGTTACCACAGCAACTAACACGCTTACCTTATCCCAGGCCACGCAG GTTAAGGAGGACAGTGAGAACTTCAGACCCCAGATTAAACTGGAACCACATGAGGTGGATCAGTTCCTCAACCTGTCCCCCAAAA GTATGGAGCCTCTGCAGATGCCACCGACCCCACCAAGCTCCCATGGCAGTGACTCAGAGGGTAGCCAGAGCCCTGTGCATCCCTGTGCTCCTGCCAGCCCAGCACAGACCACCGCTGTCCTCAAGGTGGCACCGCGTgccccttcctctctgtctaaCTCCCCCCTGCTCACAGCACCACAT AAGCTGCAGGGCTCTGGTCCTCTCTTGCTGACTGAGGAGGAGAGGCGTACGCTCATTGCTGAGGGATATCCCGTCCCCACCAAACTGCCCCTGTCCAAGGCTGAGGAGAAAGCCCTCAAGAAGATCCGCAGAAAGATCAAGAACAAG ATATCCGCACAAGAGAGTCGCAGGAAGAAGAAAGAGTACATGGatgccctggagaaaaa ggTAGAGACATGCTCCAACGAGAACAGTGAGCTTCGCAGGAAAGTGGAGACTCTGGAGTGTACCAACAA GTCTCTGCTGCAGCAGCTGCACTCCCTGCAGGCAGTAGTGGCAGGAAAGGTGCCTCGCTCCTGCCGGGTGACAGGAACCCAAACCTCCACATGCCTCATG GTGGTAGTGCTGTGTTTTGCCGTGTTCCTGGGCAGTTTTTATCAGGGTTTGAGTCCCTGCTCAACCATTACCAAAACCAGCTTATCCAGAGAACTCACCATGGAGGAGTCCTACACAGCCACAG TGAAGTCCAGGTCATTATTGGGCTTTGATGAGCACGGGGGTGTGGATGAACCCCACCCCTCTGGGCTGGGTGGGGAGTATCCTGATTGGGACAGACATGCTGATGTCATGGCAACCTGGCGCTTGGAACAGCAGCGCAGACAGGAAGAGGTGGAGTCACATGCAACAGAGTCCCGCCCACCATTCATCAGTAGCAATGACACACAAGTGCAGAAACCAATCCTTATAGACCTGCACTCACACAG GTCAAATGAGACCACAAAAGTGGTTGAACTAGAGAGGACAGTGAACGAGACGTCCTGA
- the creb3l2 gene encoding cyclic AMP-responsive element-binding protein 3-like protein 2 isoform X1: protein MEVLDSSEPFLQWDRNLSELSEPGENDSVLYSTHFTELLDDLSQEALLGQLLSDPFLPGRGDAMEAEEELIPASPVPPHIQAEHSYSLSGDSRPQSPLSHLPGEPGSDAGDSDGDDWPMEQEKKSLKIEPLLCDPPSLLPTLALTEGATVTEPVTTATNTLTLSQATQVTVVKVKEDSENFRPQIKLEPHEVDQFLNLSPKSMEPLQMPPTPPSSHGSDSEGSQSPVHPCAPASPAQTTAVLKVAPRAPSSLSNSPLLTAPHKLQGSGPLLLTEEERRTLIAEGYPVPTKLPLSKAEEKALKKIRRKIKNKISAQESRRKKKEYMDALEKKVETCSNENSELRRKVETLECTNKSLLQQLHSLQAVVAGKVPRSCRVTGTQTSTCLMVVVLCFAVFLGSFYQGLSPCSTITKTSLSRELTMEESYTATVKSRSLLGFDEHGGVDEPHPSGLGGEYPDWDRHADVMATWRLEQQRRQEEVESHATESRPPFISSNDTQVQKPILIDLHSHRSAELRSNETTKVVELERTVNETS from the exons CATTTCACTGAACTCCTCGATGACCTGTCCCAGGAGGCTTTGCTGGGCCAGTTGCTCAGCGACCCTTTCTTGCCGGGTCGTGGAGACGCGATGGAAGCAGAGGAGGAGTTGATCCCTGCCTCCCCTGTGCCCCCCCACATTCAGGCTGAGCACAGCTATTCTCTGAGTGGAGACTCCCGCCCACAGTCTCCCCTATCACACCTGCCTGGAGAACCAGGCAGCGATGCCG GGGACTCAGATGGGGATGACTGGCCTATGGAGCAGGAGAAGAAAAGCCTTAAGATAGAACCGCTGCTGTGTGACCCTCCCAGCCTCCTACCAACACTGGCCCTGACTGAGGGCGCCACAGTCACAGAACCTGTTACCACAGCAACTAACACGCTTACCTTATCCCAGGCCACGCAGGTGACAGTTGTCAAG GTTAAGGAGGACAGTGAGAACTTCAGACCCCAGATTAAACTGGAACCACATGAGGTGGATCAGTTCCTCAACCTGTCCCCCAAAA GTATGGAGCCTCTGCAGATGCCACCGACCCCACCAAGCTCCCATGGCAGTGACTCAGAGGGTAGCCAGAGCCCTGTGCATCCCTGTGCTCCTGCCAGCCCAGCACAGACCACCGCTGTCCTCAAGGTGGCACCGCGTgccccttcctctctgtctaaCTCCCCCCTGCTCACAGCACCACAT AAGCTGCAGGGCTCTGGTCCTCTCTTGCTGACTGAGGAGGAGAGGCGTACGCTCATTGCTGAGGGATATCCCGTCCCCACCAAACTGCCCCTGTCCAAGGCTGAGGAGAAAGCCCTCAAGAAGATCCGCAGAAAGATCAAGAACAAG ATATCCGCACAAGAGAGTCGCAGGAAGAAGAAAGAGTACATGGatgccctggagaaaaa ggTAGAGACATGCTCCAACGAGAACAGTGAGCTTCGCAGGAAAGTGGAGACTCTGGAGTGTACCAACAA GTCTCTGCTGCAGCAGCTGCACTCCCTGCAGGCAGTAGTGGCAGGAAAGGTGCCTCGCTCCTGCCGGGTGACAGGAACCCAAACCTCCACATGCCTCATG GTGGTAGTGCTGTGTTTTGCCGTGTTCCTGGGCAGTTTTTATCAGGGTTTGAGTCCCTGCTCAACCATTACCAAAACCAGCTTATCCAGAGAACTCACCATGGAGGAGTCCTACACAGCCACAG TGAAGTCCAGGTCATTATTGGGCTTTGATGAGCACGGGGGTGTGGATGAACCCCACCCCTCTGGGCTGGGTGGGGAGTATCCTGATTGGGACAGACATGCTGATGTCATGGCAACCTGGCGCTTGGAACAGCAGCGCAGACAGGAAGAGGTGGAGTCACATGCAACAGAGTCCCGCCCACCATTCATCAGTAGCAATGACACACAAGTGCAGAAACCAATCCTTATAGACCTGCACTCACACAG GTCAGCAGAGCTGAGGTCAAATGAGACCACAAAAGTGGTTGAACTAGAGAGGACAGTGAACGAGACGTCCTGA